A single region of the Equus przewalskii isolate Varuska chromosome 26, EquPr2, whole genome shotgun sequence genome encodes:
- the LOC103555879 gene encoding olfactory receptor 1L8-like: MENVNQTSSVSEFILLGLSSRPEDQKPLFILFLTIYLVTITGNLLIILAIYSDPQLQTPMYFFLSCLSFTDICFTTTIVPRMLVDFLSKKTISYAGCLTQMYFIYALGNSDSFLLAVMAFDRYVAICDPFHYVTTVSHRRCVLLVAFSCSFPHFHSFLHTLLLNHLIFCDSNVIHHFLCDIGPLLKLSCSSTFVNEIVIMIEGSVVLVTPFLFIAFSYVLILIAVLKIPSAAGKRKAFSTCGSHLTVVTLFYGSIFYVYLQPLSTYAVRDHIATIVYTVLSSMLNPFIYSLRNKDLKRGLRKLMGKK, translated from the coding sequence ATGGAAAATGTCAACCAAACCAGCAGTGTCTCTGAGTTCATCCTCCTGGGACTCTCCTCCCGGCCTGAGGACCAGAAGCCACTCTTTATCCTCTTCCTCACCATATACCTGGTCACCATAACAGGGAACCTACTCATCATCCTGGCCATCTACTCTGACCCCCAGCTTCAGACTcccatgtatttcttcttgagttgcCTGTCTTTCACTGACATTTGCTTTACAACAACCATAGTCCCCAGGATGCTAGTGGACTTCCTGTCAAAGAAGACCATCTCCTATGCTGGGTGTCTGACacagatgtattttatttatgctttggGCAACTCTGACAGCTTCCTTCTGGCAGTCATGGCCTTTGACCGCTATGTGGCTATCTGTGACCCCTTCCACTATGTCACCACCGTGAGCCACCGCCGTTGTGTCCTGCTGGTGGCCTTCTCCTGCTCATTTCCTCACTTCCACTCATTCCTACACACACTTTTGCTGAATCATCTCATCTTCTGTGACTCCAATGTTATCCATCACTTTCTCTGTGACATTGGCCCTCTGCTGAAATTGTCTTGTTCCTCCACATTTGTCAATGAAATTGTGATAATGATAGAAGGATCTGTTGTTTTGGTGACTCCCTTTCTATTCATTGCTTTCTCTTATGTACTAATCCTCATTGCGGTTCTCAAAATTCCCTCAGCTGCTGGGAAACGtaaagccttctccacctgtggttCTCACCTCACTGTGGTAACACTGTTTTATGGAAGCATCTTCTATGTCTATTTACAGCCCCTGTCCACCTACGCTGTCAGGGACCACATAGCAACAATTGTCTACACAGTTTTGTCCTCCATGCTAAACCCTTTTATCTACAGCCTGAGAAACAAAGACCTGAAACGGGGCCTGAGGAAGCTGATGGGAAAGAAGTAA
- the LOC103555899 gene encoding olfactory receptor 1J1-like encodes MRRENQSGVSEFLLLGLSIRPEQQGALFTLFLGMYLTTVLGNLLIILLIRLDSHLHTPMYFFLSHLAFTDVSFSSVTVPKMLMNMHTKYKSIPYAGCISQTYFFIFFAAVDSFLITSMAYDRYVAICHPMHYTIIMSQSVCVMLVAGSWLISCACALLHTLLLAQLSFCADYTVPHFFCDLAALLKLSCSDTSLNQLVIFTVGLTTIVLPFLGILVSYGHIGATILQVPSTQGICKALSTCGSHLSVVTLYYGAIIGLYFLPSSNNPNGNNIIASLMYTVVTPMLNPFIYSLRNKDVKGALRKLLI; translated from the coding sequence ATGAGAAGGGAGAACCAGAGCGGTGTGTCCGAattcctcctcctggggctctCCATTCGGCCCGAGCAGCAGGGTGCATTATTTACCCTGTTCCTGGGCATGTACCTGACCACGGTGCTGGGGAACCTGCTCATCATCCTGCTCATCAGGCTGGACTCTCACCTCCACACCCcaatgtacttcttcctcagccACTTGGCCTTCACTGATGTCTCCTTCTCATCTGTGACTGTCCCTAAGATGCTGATGAACATGCACACTAAATACAAATCCATACCCTATGCAGGGTGCATTTCACagacatattttttcatattctttgctgCTGTGGACAGTTTCCTGATCACTTCAATGGCTTATGACAGGTATGTGGCCATCTGTCACCCTATGCATTATACAATCATCATGAGTCAGAGCGTTTGTGTCATGCTAGTGGCTGGGTCCTGGCTCATTTCTTGTGCTTGTGCTCTTTTGCACACCCTCCTCTTGGCCCAGCTGTCTTTCTGTGCTGACTACACTGTCCCTCACTTCTTCTGTGACCTTGCTGCCCTACTCAAGTTGTCCTGCTCAGACACTTCCCTCAACCAATTGGTAATCTTTACTGTGGGGTTAACAACCATTGTGCTTCCATTCTTAGGCATCCTGGTTTCTTATGGCCATATTGGGGCCACCATCCTCCAGGTTCCCTCTACCCAGGGCATCTGCAAAGCCTTGTCCACTTGTGGATCTCATCTCTCAGTAGTGACACTTTACTATGGGGCAATTATTGGtctatatttccttccttcatccaACAACCCCAATGGCAATAACATAATTGCATCATTGATGTACACAGTGGTCACTCCCATGTTAAACCCCTTCATTTATAGCCTGAGAAATAAAGACGTGAAGGGGGCATTGAGAAAACTCCTGa
- the LOC103555878 gene encoding olfactory receptor 1N1 has product MENQSSISEFFLRGISESPEQQQLFFGIFLCMYLVTLTGNVLIILAIGSDPHLHMPMYFFLANLSFVDIGLTSSTVTKMLVNVQTQQYTISYAGCLTQMYFFLMFGDLDSFFLAVMAYDRYVAICHPLHYSIVMSPRVCAMLLALCWVLTHTVALTHTLLMARLSFCVVGEITHFFCDVTPVLRLSCSDTHINELMLFALGGTVLIIPFICIVISYIRIVSAILRVRTPGWGGKAFSTCSSHLCVVCVFYGTLFSAYLCPPSLASEKKDIVAAAVYTVVTPMLNPFIYSLRNKDMQGAIKRLLSRRKIFSS; this is encoded by the exons ATGGAAAACCAATCTAGCATCTCTGAATTTTTCCTCCGAGGAATATCTGAGTCACCAGAGCAACAgcagttattctt TGGAATTTTCTTGTGCATGTATCTTGTCACCTTGACTGGGAATGTGCTCATCATTCTGGCCATTGGCTCTGACCCGCATCTCCACATGcccatgtatttctttttggCCAACCTATCTTTTGTTGATATAGGTTTAACATCGTCTACAGTTACCAAGATGCTTGTAAATGTACAAACTCAGCAGTATACCATTTCCTATGCTGGTTGCCTCACGcaaatgtatttctttctgaTGTTTGGTGACCTGGACAGCTTCTTCCTAGCTGtaatggcctatgaccgctatgtggccatttgCCACCCTCTCCACTACTCCATAGTCATGAGCCCCCGAGTCTGTGCCATGCTGCTGGCATTGTGCTGGGTCCTCACTCACACTGTTGCCCTGACTCACACCCTCCTCATGGCTCGGCTGTCCTTCTGTGTTGTTGGGGAAATCACTCATTTTTTCTGTGACGTAACTCCTGTCCTGAGGCTGTCATGTTCTGACACTCACATCAACGAGTTGATGCTTTTTGCATTAGGAGGCACAGTACTCATCATTCCCTTTATATGCATTGTCATCTCCTACATCCGCATTGTATCAGCCATTCTGAGGGTCCGAACCCCTGGTTGGGGAGGCAAGGCTTTTTCCACTTGCAGTTCCCATCTCTGTGTTGTCTGTGTGTTCTATGGGACCCTCTTCAGTGCCTATCTGTGCCCTCCCTCTCTTGCCTCTGAAAAGAAGGACATTGTTGCAGCTGCCGTGTACACAGTGGTGACCCCCATGTTGAATCCATTTATCTATAGCCTAAGGAACAAGGACATGCAGGGGGCCATTAAGAGGCTCCTCAGTCGcaggaaaattttttcctcttag